The following are encoded together in the Bacteroidales bacterium MB20-C3-3 genome:
- a CDS encoding tetratricopeptide repeat protein, with translation MKKLLLALSLILSISLGAQNKDAEKGIKDLEKAQKDAANPKKATNPATWLKVSDAYATIYDAPIKSIWLGASQLELKVILKDQRILSSEAKSVNGVPYNIDTYSDKDLYYGQDGTLAAWVVTKPYLGGDLLKLAMESLDKAAETANGSKNKDIAERLTLMKGRYFNEGMNSYTLGDFKAASLNFEEAAKISVNPLVNAPDTTIMYYAGITANMYGDSDRAIKFFEMSLANNFDSKGDLFSNLSESYKKSGNLEKAKDVLLAGFTKYPLNQSILVSLINIYLETNDDPNKVLDLIRKAQENEPKNASLYYAEGNVWKKLDNIEKAIECYKKSVDVDPNYVFGSFAVGTTYYDKAVDIQTKAADEMDDKKYEAMVKQLEEYLELSIAPFENAFNTAQDQDIKAIVAEYLKNIYFRFREKGDSFMEGYKKYNAIFEANKQ, from the coding sequence ATGAAAAAATTATTACTTGCCCTTTCATTGATACTTTCTATCTCGTTGGGCGCACAGAACAAAGACGCAGAAAAGGGGATAAAGGACTTGGAAAAAGCACAAAAAGATGCAGCCAATCCTAAAAAGGCCACTAATCCTGCAACCTGGTTAAAAGTTTCCGATGCGTACGCAACTATCTATGACGCTCCAATTAAGTCAATTTGGCTGGGTGCATCTCAGCTGGAGCTTAAGGTAATTCTAAAAGATCAAAGGATTCTATCATCAGAAGCTAAATCTGTAAACGGAGTTCCTTACAATATCGATACCTATTCAGATAAGGATCTTTATTATGGACAAGATGGTACTCTTGCTGCATGGGTGGTTACAAAGCCATACCTTGGAGGAGACTTACTTAAACTGGCTATGGAGTCACTTGATAAAGCTGCAGAGACTGCAAACGGATCAAAGAACAAAGATATTGCTGAGAGGTTAACTCTTATGAAAGGACGCTACTTTAACGAAGGTATGAATAGCTACACTTTGGGAGATTTCAAAGCTGCATCATTAAATTTTGAAGAGGCAGCCAAAATCAGCGTTAACCCACTGGTAAATGCACCGGATACTACAATTATGTATTATGCAGGTATTACTGCAAATATGTATGGAGATTCAGACAGAGCTATCAAGTTTTTTGAAATGTCTCTTGCCAATAACTTTGATTCAAAAGGTGATTTGTTTTCCAATCTTTCAGAGTCATACAAAAAATCCGGTAATCTTGAGAAGGCAAAAGATGTTCTTTTGGCAGGTTTTACAAAATATCCTTTGAACCAAAGCATTCTTGTTTCTCTTATTAACATCTATCTTGAAACTAATGATGATCCAAATAAAGTTTTAGATTTGATAAGAAAAGCTCAGGAGAACGAGCCAAAGAACGCTTCACTCTATTACGCAGAAGGAAATGTTTGGAAAAAACTTGACAACATTGAGAAGGCAATTGAATGCTATAAGAAGTCTGTTGATGTAGATCCAAACTATGTATTTGGTTCATTTGCAGTTGGAACAACATATTATGATAAGGCTGTTGATATACAGACAAAGGCTGCAGACGAGATGGACGACAAGAAATACGAGGCTATGGTAAAACAACTTGAAGAGTATCTTGAACTTTCAATTGCTCCTTTTGAAAATGCATTCAATACAGCTCAGGATCAGGACATAAAAGCAATCGTTGCAGAGTACCTGAAGAACATTTACTTCCGTTTCCGTGAAAAAGGAGATAGCTTTATGGAGGGCTATAAGAAATACAACGCAATATTTGAAGCTAATAAGCAATAG
- the gyrA gene encoding DNA gyrase subunit A, with protein MIQESENNQRIIKINIEDEMKSAYIDYSMSVIVSRALPDVRDGLKPVHRRVLYGMSELGLTSGASYKKSARIVGEVLGKFHPHGDSSVYEAMVRMAQEWSMRYMLVDGQGNFGSIDGDSAAAMRYTEARFKKIAEEVLADLEKNTVDFKLNFDDSLQEPTVLPAKAPLLLLNGASGIAVGMATNMPPHNLSEVVDAISAYIDNNEISTEELLQYIKGPDFPTGGTILGMQGIKDAFETGRGRVVVRAKSEIEVSESGRETIVISEIPYMVNKRELIEKIAELVEEKRVEGIAYINDESDRRGMRIVIKLKIGAVANVILNTLYKYTQLQSSFSVNNIALVDGRPRMLNLKQLIKYFVRHRHDVVIRRAKFELEQAEKRAHILEALLKALDHIDEIIRLIRESKTVDEAKNRLIERFAFSEIQATAIVEMRLRQLTGLERSKLQAEYDELVKLINHLNEVLADLSLQMQIIKDELADLKARFGDNRRTEIQPSAEDFNPEDFYPNEDVVITISHLGYIKRTPLAEYRIQNRGGVGAKGSTTREEDFIQHIYVANMHSTMLFFTQKGKCFWLKVYEIPEGTKASKGRAIQNVLNIDPDDKVKAYINVGKLNDDEYINSNFIILATKRGVVKKTSLEAYSRPRTNGVNAITIRENDELLEAVLTNGKCEILLAARGGKCVRFNEEDVRAIGRTASGVRGINISEDDEVIGMICVDILNKETEKRHILVVSENGYGKRSDLDDYRITSRGAKGVKTINITEKTGSLIAIKDVTDENDLMIINKSGITIRVAVADIRVAGRATQGVKLINLREGDMIAAVCRVNKSEDKPVETEE; from the coding sequence ATGATACAAGAATCTGAAAACAACCAAAGAATAATCAAAATTAACATAGAGGACGAGATGAAAAGCGCTTACATCGATTATTCGATGTCTGTGATTGTCTCTCGTGCCCTTCCGGATGTTAGAGATGGACTAAAACCTGTTCACAGAAGGGTCCTTTACGGCATGTCTGAATTGGGTCTTACATCAGGTGCCTCTTACAAAAAGTCCGCCCGTATTGTGGGAGAGGTACTGGGAAAATTCCACCCTCACGGGGACTCAAGTGTTTATGAGGCAATGGTTAGGATGGCCCAGGAGTGGAGTATGAGATACATGCTTGTTGATGGTCAGGGTAACTTTGGCTCAATTGACGGTGACTCTGCTGCGGCAATGAGGTATACCGAGGCCAGGTTTAAAAAGATTGCGGAGGAGGTACTGGCAGACCTTGAAAAAAACACAGTTGATTTTAAACTGAATTTTGACGACTCTCTTCAGGAGCCAACCGTTTTGCCTGCAAAGGCTCCTCTTTTATTACTAAATGGTGCTTCCGGAATTGCTGTAGGTATGGCAACAAATATGCCTCCTCATAATTTATCGGAGGTGGTGGATGCAATATCGGCATATATAGATAATAATGAAATCTCCACTGAGGAGCTTTTACAATATATAAAGGGACCCGATTTCCCTACAGGAGGTACAATTTTAGGGATGCAGGGGATCAAAGATGCTTTTGAGACAGGCAGGGGAAGAGTGGTAGTGAGAGCTAAATCAGAAATTGAGGTATCAGAAAGTGGCAGAGAGACTATTGTTATTTCCGAGATACCTTACATGGTTAACAAGAGGGAGTTAATTGAAAAAATTGCTGAACTTGTTGAGGAGAAGAGAGTTGAGGGCATAGCGTATATAAATGACGAAAGTGACAGAAGGGGAATGCGCATAGTGATTAAGCTAAAGATAGGAGCAGTTGCCAATGTAATTCTCAATACTCTCTATAAATACACACAACTCCAGTCTAGTTTCTCTGTAAATAATATTGCATTAGTTGACGGAAGGCCGAGAATGCTTAATTTAAAACAGCTTATTAAGTATTTTGTACGCCACAGGCATGATGTTGTTATCAGGAGAGCAAAATTTGAACTGGAACAGGCAGAGAAGAGAGCTCATATTCTTGAGGCACTTCTTAAAGCGCTGGATCATATTGATGAAATAATCAGACTGATAAGAGAATCTAAAACCGTTGACGAGGCAAAAAACAGACTTATTGAAAGGTTTGCTTTTTCTGAAATTCAGGCAACAGCAATTGTTGAGATGAGATTAAGGCAGTTAACTGGTCTTGAGCGCTCCAAACTTCAGGCAGAATATGATGAACTTGTTAAGTTGATTAATCACCTTAATGAGGTTCTGGCAGATCTCTCTCTGCAGATGCAAATCATTAAAGATGAATTGGCAGATTTAAAAGCAAGATTTGGTGATAACAGACGGACAGAGATTCAACCATCTGCAGAAGATTTTAATCCTGAAGATTTCTATCCAAACGAAGATGTCGTTATTACCATTTCTCACCTGGGATATATAAAACGCACTCCACTTGCTGAATATAGAATTCAGAACAGGGGAGGAGTTGGGGCAAAAGGCAGTACAACCCGCGAAGAGGATTTCATACAGCATATTTATGTTGCAAACATGCACAGTACAATGCTGTTCTTTACTCAAAAAGGTAAATGTTTCTGGCTTAAGGTTTACGAAATTCCTGAAGGGACTAAGGCCTCCAAAGGAAGAGCTATCCAGAATGTTCTTAATATTGATCCGGACGATAAGGTTAAGGCATACATTAATGTCGGTAAATTAAATGATGATGAATATATTAATTCAAACTTCATAATACTGGCTACCAAGAGGGGAGTTGTAAAGAAGACCTCTCTTGAAGCCTACTCAAGACCCAGGACTAATGGCGTTAATGCAATTACAATCAGGGAAAATGACGAATTACTGGAAGCTGTGCTTACTAATGGTAAGTGTGAAATACTATTGGCTGCAAGAGGTGGAAAGTGTGTCAGATTTAATGAAGAGGATGTAAGAGCCATAGGCAGAACTGCTTCCGGGGTTAGAGGAATCAACATATCAGAGGATGATGAAGTAATTGGTATGATTTGTGTAGATATCCTAAACAAAGAGACGGAAAAGAGGCATATTCTGGTAGTTAGTGAAAATGGATATGGAAAGAGATCTGATCTGGATGACTACAGAATAACCAGCAGGGGAGCTAAAGGCGTTAAGACGATAAATATTACAGAGAAAACGGGTTCTTTGATAGCAATAAAAGATGTTACGGATGAAAATGATCTTATGATTATCAATAAATCCGGAATTACCATCAGAGTTGCGGTTGCCGATATAAGGGTTGCAGGTAGGGCTACTCAGGGAGTGAAGCTCATTAATCTCAGAGAGGGAGATATGATTGCAGCTGTCTGTCGGGTTAATAAAAGTGAAGACAAACCTGTAGAAACCGAAGAATAA
- a CDS encoding ATP-dependent Clp protease ATP-binding subunit, whose amino-acid sequence MNLILSNELNEIISYSREEAMRMGSYTISVDHLILGIIRHQDNAAFEIIMNFGIDYKDLKVKIEGQLKNGQMVPYDQADKINLSKGAENSLKIMYLEARSLKESKPGPLHLFLAILRSDEGVSIPILKEFNLSYDRVQGILKGKDSAKPISGSQFDGEIYDNVNNENEADSKIKSARAVKSTSDTPVLDSFGFDLTSAALEAKLDPVVGRDKEIERLAQILGRRKKNNPVLIGEPGVGKSAIAEGLALRIAQRKVSRVLLNKRIISLDIGSIVAGTKYRGQFEERMKSILNELTKNPNIILFIDELHTLVGAGGASGSLDAANMLKPALARGEIQCIGATTLDEYREFIEKDGALERRFQKIMVEPTNFDETHIILQNIKERYEKHHNVKYTDEALIACIRLSQRYVTDRCLPDKAIDALDEAGSRVHLMHLKVPDFISAIEKEIEPIKTEKRLAVSNSQFEKAAQLRDLEKQKLEELELAQKAWNEEQNLHPQLVDENDVAEVLSMITSVPIHKLAEKEGDKLAKMGVNLKKRLIGQDDAVDKVVKAIQRNRAGLKDPNKPIGSFLFLGPTGVGKTQLAKILTEYLFDSVDNLIRIDMSEYMEKFAVSRLIGAPPGYVGYEEGGQLSEKVRRRPYSVVLLDEIEKAHPDIFNLLLQVMDEGRLTDSNGRHIDFRNTLMIMTSNIGSREVKDFGAGLGFSNATKRNINDNTKHIIEKALKKTFSPEFLNRLDEQILFNTLGREDLCKIIDIELDDLLKRIDLAGYKLDITDEAKKFVAEEGYDPQFGARPLKRAIQRNLEDLVAEAIISGRFKQGDRLRIDVVKDEKLLETGNKLEVTLGS is encoded by the coding sequence ATGAATCTTATACTTTCCAACGAACTAAATGAAATAATCTCTTACAGCAGAGAAGAGGCCATGCGAATGGGCAGCTACACAATAAGTGTTGACCATCTGATTTTAGGAATAATCAGGCATCAGGACAATGCTGCTTTTGAGATAATAATGAATTTTGGAATAGACTATAAAGATCTTAAAGTAAAGATTGAAGGGCAGTTAAAAAATGGCCAGATGGTTCCATATGATCAGGCAGATAAAATTAATTTATCTAAAGGTGCCGAGAATTCACTTAAGATAATGTACCTGGAGGCACGATCTCTGAAGGAATCCAAACCAGGCCCTCTTCATCTTTTTCTCGCAATATTAAGAAGCGATGAGGGGGTTTCAATACCAATCCTAAAAGAGTTTAACCTGTCTTATGATAGAGTACAGGGAATATTAAAGGGCAAAGACTCAGCAAAACCGATATCAGGATCCCAATTTGATGGTGAGATATATGATAATGTAAATAATGAAAACGAAGCAGATTCCAAAATTAAATCAGCCAGAGCAGTAAAATCAACTTCTGACACTCCGGTTCTTGACAGTTTTGGATTTGATCTTACATCAGCTGCACTTGAAGCGAAACTAGACCCAGTGGTAGGCAGAGATAAAGAGATAGAACGGCTGGCTCAGATTTTAGGCAGAAGAAAGAAGAACAACCCTGTTTTGATAGGAGAACCTGGAGTAGGAAAATCTGCAATTGCGGAAGGTCTCGCATTGAGAATAGCACAGAGAAAGGTCTCCAGAGTTCTTCTGAATAAAAGAATTATATCACTTGATATTGGTTCAATTGTAGCAGGGACAAAATACAGAGGTCAATTTGAGGAGAGAATGAAGTCAATCCTGAATGAATTGACAAAAAATCCCAACATTATTCTTTTCATAGACGAACTTCACACGCTTGTTGGAGCAGGAGGTGCCTCTGGTTCTCTTGATGCCGCAAACATGCTTAAACCTGCCTTAGCGAGGGGAGAGATTCAGTGTATTGGAGCAACAACACTTGATGAGTACCGTGAGTTTATTGAAAAAGACGGGGCATTAGAGAGAAGGTTTCAAAAAATAATGGTTGAACCCACCAACTTTGATGAGACTCATATAATACTACAGAACATAAAAGAGAGATATGAGAAGCACCATAATGTAAAATACACCGATGAGGCTCTCATAGCATGTATCAGATTATCCCAGAGATATGTCACAGACAGATGTCTGCCTGACAAAGCTATTGATGCTCTGGATGAAGCCGGATCCAGAGTTCACCTTATGCATCTTAAGGTTCCAGATTTTATCTCTGCAATTGAAAAGGAGATTGAACCTATAAAAACTGAAAAAAGGCTGGCTGTAAGCAATAGCCAATTTGAAAAGGCCGCCCAACTAAGAGATCTTGAAAAACAAAAACTAGAAGAGCTTGAACTTGCTCAAAAAGCATGGAATGAAGAACAAAATCTTCATCCCCAGCTTGTTGACGAGAACGATGTTGCAGAAGTTCTCTCGATGATAACAAGCGTCCCAATACATAAGTTAGCTGAAAAAGAGGGAGATAAACTTGCCAAAATGGGAGTGAATCTTAAAAAGAGGTTAATTGGCCAAGACGATGCCGTTGACAAAGTCGTAAAAGCTATTCAGCGTAACAGAGCAGGACTAAAGGATCCCAACAAACCTATAGGGAGCTTCCTGTTTCTTGGACCCACCGGTGTTGGAAAGACTCAACTTGCCAAAATACTAACTGAATACCTGTTTGACTCGGTTGATAATCTAATTAGAATTGATATGAGCGAATATATGGAGAAATTCGCAGTAAGCAGGCTGATTGGAGCTCCCCCGGGCTATGTTGGATATGAAGAGGGTGGTCAGTTAAGTGAAAAGGTAAGAAGAAGACCATATTCAGTTGTTCTTCTTGACGAAATTGAAAAGGCCCACCCGGATATTTTTAATCTTCTTCTGCAAGTGATGGATGAGGGAAGACTTACTGACAGTAACGGAAGACATATTGATTTCAGAAATACTCTCATGATTATGACATCAAACATTGGCAGCAGAGAGGTCAAGGATTTTGGAGCCGGTCTGGGATTCTCGAATGCTACAAAGAGAAATATTAACGACAATACCAAACATATTATCGAAAAAGCTCTTAAGAAAACATTCTCTCCCGAATTTCTGAACAGACTTGATGAGCAGATACTCTTCAACACTCTTGGACGAGAAGACTTGTGTAAAATAATTGATATTGAACTTGACGATCTCCTTAAAAGGATTGATTTGGCCGGCTACAAACTTGATATAACTGATGAAGCAAAGAAATTTGTAGCTGAAGAGGGATATGATCCTCAATTTGGAGCTAGACCTCTTAAAAGAGCAATACAGAGAAATCTGGAAGATTTGGTAGCAGAGGCAATTATCAGTGGAAGATTCAAGCAAGGTGACAGGCTGAGAATTGATGTAGTGAAAGATGAGAAACTACTCGAAACTGGCAATAAACTTGAGGTTACCCTGGGTTCTTAG